One part of the Sulfolobus tengchongensis genome encodes these proteins:
- a CDS encoding ABC transporter substrate-binding protein produces MIRTKVRKAISRTLAVIIAVIVIIVAIGAGLGYYYTNASNSSQKFTIAITLAGSDPIPLYWAYQNGLFQKYLPQATIVGFPSGGGSVIHALATGKAQIGFVNTFSILTAIAEGVPIKIVAVWDDSPYTAAVLVRNDSSFYNISQLEGKTFANSAPGSFDTVTLELMAGKLGWGNNYTHVYVGSPKAQIAALLSGKVDATIVNVWDVQHFIQSGQLREIYVVSQDWPAEYIVATDSFITQHPNIIVKVIEATYKIMQDYYSNASSAIQFMVKFENFTQSEALEYLHTVVYATNSSLALINATALKLAESALIDAGVLPSNFTNVPLSSIYTNQFVQMTSNISPTVGLIDGILAIMENRISF; encoded by the coding sequence ATGATTAGGACTAAGGTGAGGAAAGCTATAAGTAGGACACTAGCAGTAATCATAGCGGTAATTGTAATTATAGTAGCAATAGGAGCAGGACTAGGATACTACTATACTAACGCATCAAATTCCTCACAGAAATTTACTATTGCAATAACACTTGCGGGATCAGATCCTATACCCTTGTATTGGGCATACCAAAATGGACTGTTTCAAAAATATTTACCTCAAGCTACCATAGTAGGGTTTCCATCTGGTGGTGGGTCAGTTATTCATGCGCTAGCTACGGGCAAGGCTCAAATAGGATTTGTAAACACATTTAGTATACTTACTGCTATAGCTGAAGGTGTTCCAATAAAAATTGTTGCTGTATGGGATGATTCTCCATATACTGCTGCAGTTTTAGTTAGAAATGACTCATCATTTTATAATATATCTCAATTAGAAGGGAAAACATTTGCGAATAGTGCCCCGGGAAGTTTTGATACTGTAACTTTAGAACTAATGGCCGGTAAGTTAGGATGGGGAAATAATTATACTCATGTATACGTTGGTTCTCCTAAAGCTCAAATAGCTGCGTTACTTTCCGGAAAAGTAGATGCAACTATTGTAAACGTCTGGGATGTTCAACATTTTATACAAAGTGGACAGCTAAGAGAAATTTATGTTGTTAGCCAAGATTGGCCAGCAGAGTATATAGTAGCTACGGATAGCTTCATAACTCAACACCCTAATATAATCGTAAAAGTGATAGAAGCTACGTATAAAATAATGCAGGATTATTATTCTAATGCAAGTTCTGCTATCCAATTTATGGTAAAATTTGAGAATTTTACTCAAAGTGAGGCCCTAGAATATTTACATACAGTCGTATATGCAACAAATTCGTCTTTGGCATTAATTAACGCTACCGCACTTAAACTTGCGGAAAGCGCATTGATTGATGCTGGTGTATTACCATCTAACTTTACTAACGTACCATTATCTTCAATATATACAAATCAGTTTGTTCAAATGACAAGTAATATAAGTCCAACTGTGGGGTTAATTGATGGAATTTTAGCAATAATGGAAAACAGAATTTCCTTTTAA
- a CDS encoding ABC transporter ATP-binding protein — MSGDSEAIIRIRNVHKYFSSTSTKLEVLRNVNLEVKRRSFLTFIGPSGCGKSTLLSIIGGLTRPSAGEVYIENTKVEGPRPDKIAIVFQDPALLPWRTVMGNVEFGLEIRGIPKKERKDIAQKYIDLVGLSRFEDYYPTQLSGGMRQRVAIARALAVDPEILLMDEPFANLDEQSRLLLGLDLVKIWQKTGKTIVFVTHSIQEAALLSTEIALFTRRPGTIKEIVKIDIEHPRSIEDDNVVRVRKYVWDRLREEIS, encoded by the coding sequence ATGAGTGGAGATAGTGAGGCTATAATTAGAATTAGAAACGTTCATAAATATTTTTCTAGTACAAGTACTAAATTAGAAGTCCTTAGAAATGTTAATTTAGAGGTTAAAAGACGAAGCTTTTTAACATTTATAGGACCTAGTGGATGTGGAAAGTCAACGCTCCTATCAATAATTGGGGGTCTCACTAGACCTTCCGCTGGCGAAGTTTATATAGAGAATACCAAAGTTGAAGGACCTAGACCAGATAAGATTGCTATAGTTTTTCAAGATCCTGCACTATTACCATGGCGAACGGTAATGGGAAATGTGGAGTTTGGATTAGAAATTCGAGGTATACCTAAGAAGGAAAGAAAAGATATAGCCCAGAAATATATTGACTTAGTTGGATTATCCAGATTTGAGGACTATTACCCTACTCAATTATCTGGTGGCATGAGACAAAGAGTAGCCATAGCTAGGGCATTAGCTGTAGACCCAGAAATACTATTAATGGATGAGCCTTTTGCCAATTTAGATGAACAAAGTCGTCTTCTGTTAGGATTAGATCTAGTCAAAATATGGCAAAAAACTGGGAAAACTATCGTGTTCGTTACTCATAGTATTCAAGAGGCTGCTCTTCTATCAACGGAAATTGCATTATTTACTCGTAGACCAGGTACTATAAAGGAAATTGTGAAGATAGATATAGAACATCCTAGATCAATAGAGGACGATAATGTAGTTAGGGTAAGGAAATATGTTTGGGACAGATTAAGAGAGGAGATTAGCTAG
- a CDS encoding ABC transporter permease, whose amino-acid sequence MKVKELLYRIIVLIVILVLWQVLPTLKLISPYVLSPLSSAITTFPQLFNTNGLIPGGLIPQLLTTLTELGLAFAFSAVVGLIVGLILGYFKLVGDAYEPLIYLVYAIPGSIYYPVLFLTLGLGVQSKIALGFLFGVFPLIINIISGSKKLNQLYIRLARSMGANGFQVFTKIMIPALAPYIMSGLRLSLVFSFIGVILGEVIASKGGLGFAISVANYNFETPLMYDYIIVVIFLAALFLGIILMIERKVFRYGS is encoded by the coding sequence ATGAAGGTCAAAGAATTATTATATAGAATTATCGTCCTCATAGTGATATTAGTCCTATGGCAAGTATTGCCAACTTTGAAATTAATAAGCCCATACGTTCTTTCTCCTTTATCGTCAGCAATAACTACTTTTCCTCAACTGTTTAATACTAATGGTTTAATCCCTGGAGGTTTAATTCCACAATTGCTAACTACTTTAACTGAGTTAGGTTTAGCATTTGCATTTAGTGCAGTAGTAGGCCTAATTGTAGGATTAATCCTAGGATACTTCAAGCTAGTTGGTGATGCTTACGAACCTTTAATTTACCTGGTCTACGCAATACCTGGCTCTATCTATTATCCAGTATTATTTCTAACCTTAGGATTAGGAGTTCAGTCAAAAATTGCCTTAGGTTTCTTATTTGGCGTTTTCCCATTAATTATCAACATCATTTCTGGTTCAAAGAAGCTTAACCAATTATATATTCGCTTAGCAAGATCAATGGGAGCTAATGGTTTTCAAGTTTTCACTAAAATAATGATTCCTGCTCTGGCCCCATATATAATGAGTGGATTAAGACTATCGTTAGTATTTTCTTTCATAGGAGTGATACTAGGTGAGGTAATTGCGTCTAAAGGTGGCTTAGGTTTTGCAATAAGTGTAGCTAACTATAACTTTGAGACGCCATTAATGTACGACTATATTATAGTTGTAATATTTCTTGCAGCACTTTTTTTAGGAATAATTCTTATGATTGAAAGAAAGGTGTTCAGATATGGAAGCTAA
- a CDS encoding ABC transporter permease, which yields MEAKTKRTIYITTIQIASIVIFFLIWQYLVQSGIVSTLFLAPPSSVIVNSPNILREPFVYTRILFTIWITISAFIFTIVIGTLIGLLLGLFMYLRSTFEPYMLLLYSIPKAIFIPIFWTLFGLGFSYQFWFAAFGGIIPMVINVMYGVKDIDPQLVNLAKSYGAKSYQIYYKIILPSILPSVLGGARISLRSVLADVIAAEEFVGTTGVGYLAQYYASNFLTVELYTVVVVVALIGMALYYIISRIEKRVLKWNVTLG from the coding sequence ATGGAAGCTAAAACAAAAAGAACTATCTACATAACTACAATTCAGATAGCCAGTATAGTTATATTCTTCCTTATATGGCAATACCTTGTTCAATCTGGAATAGTATCAACATTATTTCTAGCACCGCCTTCTTCAGTAATAGTAAATTCTCCTAATATATTAAGAGAACCTTTTGTATACACTAGAATCCTTTTCACGATATGGATTACAATCTCAGCATTTATATTTACGATAGTTATAGGGACATTAATAGGACTTCTTTTAGGCTTATTTATGTATCTAAGATCAACATTCGAACCCTATATGCTACTCCTTTACTCTATACCAAAAGCGATATTTATACCAATATTCTGGACCCTTTTCGGTCTTGGTTTCTCATATCAGTTCTGGTTTGCTGCATTTGGAGGAATTATCCCAATGGTAATTAACGTAATGTATGGAGTTAAAGACATTGATCCACAGCTTGTAAACCTTGCTAAATCATATGGTGCAAAGTCTTATCAGATCTACTATAAGATAATATTGCCATCAATCTTACCTAGCGTATTAGGAGGTGCGAGAATATCCCTTAGAAGTGTTCTAGCTGATGTGATTGCCGCGGAAGAATTCGTAGGAACTACTGGTGTAGGGTATTTAGCACAATATTACGCCTCTAACTTCTTAACGGTTGAGCTTTATACTGTAGTTGTAGTAGTGGCGTTAATAGGCATGGCCCTCTATTATATAATATCAAGAATAGAAAAAAGAGTGTTAAAGTGGAATGTAACTCTAGGTTGA
- a CDS encoding HoxN/HupN/NixA family nickel/cobalt transporter, with translation MKKYLLSIMGTFYVSEGIITGLLFYWLLSLSRITENTTINVRESHITATFFTLGILAYLLGLRHALDADHLAAIDNSTRKLVQEKKPSHFTGLFFSLGHSSVVIILASILIVATRYIASNIPALENIGSIIGTLISGGFLYIIGLLNLLVLLEIYNIYVLLKRNEDIDDKKYEEVLLKRGFMNRFFKKLFKIVDKQYYMYPIGFLFGLGFDTASETALLAISATASGIFLKVPLWSLLIFPFLFTAGMTLIDATDGFFMSNAYNWAFLGDPIKKLWYNLTMTSISILIAYLVGTLELLGLVQSQLNLNGFFWNLISEINGNLWWGNIGIIIVITFAISWLLSYILYKTRIKK, from the coding sequence ATGAAAAAATATTTGTTATCCATTATGGGAACATTTTATGTTAGTGAGGGTATAATAACTGGATTATTATTTTATTGGCTTCTCTCTTTGTCACGCATAACTGAAAACACTACAATTAACGTGAGAGAATCTCACATCACAGCCACATTCTTCACACTAGGTATATTAGCGTATTTGCTTGGTTTAAGACATGCCTTAGATGCGGATCATCTAGCTGCAATAGATAATTCCACACGAAAGTTAGTTCAAGAGAAAAAACCATCTCATTTCACCGGCTTATTCTTTTCATTGGGTCACTCTAGTGTGGTTATAATCCTGGCATCTATATTAATAGTTGCCACAAGATATATTGCATCCAATATACCAGCTTTGGAAAATATTGGGAGTATTATAGGGACATTAATAAGTGGTGGTTTCCTATATATCATAGGTTTACTTAATTTGCTGGTATTATTAGAAATTTACAATATATATGTACTATTAAAAAGAAATGAAGATATTGATGATAAGAAATATGAAGAAGTTCTATTAAAAAGGGGGTTTATGAACAGATTCTTCAAGAAACTCTTCAAGATAGTAGATAAGCAATATTATATGTATCCTATAGGCTTTTTATTTGGTTTAGGGTTTGATACAGCATCAGAAACAGCACTTCTCGCAATCTCAGCAACTGCATCAGGAATTTTCTTAAAAGTACCGCTATGGAGCTTGCTCATATTTCCATTCTTATTCACTGCAGGAATGACACTTATAGATGCAACTGATGGATTCTTCATGAGTAATGCTTACAACTGGGCTTTTTTAGGGGATCCAATAAAGAAGTTATGGTATAATTTAACCATGACCTCTATTTCGATATTGATAGCATACCTCGTAGGCACACTAGAATTGCTAGGATTAGTTCAATCACAACTTAATTTAAATGGATTCTTCTGGAACTTAATTTCAGAGATAAATGGGAATTTGTGGTGGGGTAATATTGGCATAATAATAGTTATCACGTTTGCTATTTCGTGGCTATTGTCATATATCCTCTATAAGACTAGAATTAAAAAATAA